From a region of the Cucumis sativus cultivar 9930 chromosome 6, Cucumber_9930_V3, whole genome shotgun sequence genome:
- the LOC101218881 gene encoding beta-galactosidase 16 isoform X2, translating into MAKSESGIMIIICIYSAYLLLTAPLFHCVLGGNDGIGATYDGRSLIVNGEHKLLFSGSIHYPRSTPDMWPSLIAKAKEGGIDVIQTYVFWNLHEPQQGTYEFSGRRDIVRFVKEIQAQGLYACLRIGPFIEAEWSYGGLPFWLHDVLGIVYRSDNEPFKLHMQNFTTKIVNMMKSEGLYASQGGPIILSQIENEYTLVEAAFGEKGPPYVQWAAKMAVSLQTGVPWSMCKQNDAPDPVINTCNGMRCGETFTGPNSPNKPSIWTENWTSFYQTYGEEPYIRSAEEIAFHVALFIAAKNGTYVNYYMYHGGTNFGRSASAFMITGYYDQSPLDEYGLTREPKWGHLKELHAAVKLCSTPLLTGTKSNFSLGQSVEAIVFKTESNECAAFLVNRGAIDSNVLFQNVTYELPLGSISILPDCKNVAFNTRRVSVQHNTRSMMAVQKFDLLEWEEFKEPIPNIDDTELRANELLEHMGTTKDRSDYLWYTFRVQQDSPDSQQTLEVDSRAHALHAFVNGDYAGSAHGIYKEKGFSLAKNITLRNGINNISLLSVMVGLPDSGAFLETRVAGLRRVGIQGEDFSEQHWGYKVGLSGEQSQIFLDTGSSNVQWSRLGNSSQPLTWYKTQFDAPPGDDPIALNLGSMGKGAVWVNGRGIGRYWVSFLTPKGEPSQKWYNVPRSFLKPTDNQLVILEEETGNPVEISLDSVLITKTCGQVSESHYPLVASWMGAKKQKVRRVKNRTRRPKVQLSCPSKKKISNILFASFGTPSGDCQSYAIGLCHSPNSRAIVEHACLGRAKCSIPISNLNFRGDPCPHVTKTLLVDAQCT; encoded by the exons ATGGCGAAATCAGAGTCTGGCATCATGATCATCATATGCATTTACTCTGCTTATTTGTTATTGACGGCACCGTTATTCCACTGCGTCCTCGGCGGCAACGACGGCATCGGCGCAACTTACGATGGAAGATCCTTGATCGTCAATGGCGAACACAAACTGCTCTTCTCTGGTTCCATTCACTATCCACGGAGCACTCCTGAT ATGTGGCCTTCTTTGATAGCCAAAGCAAAGGAAGGTGGAATAGACGTTATACAAACCTACGTGTTCTGGAACCTTCACGAACCCCAACAAGGAACG TATGAATTTAGTGGAAGACGTGATATAGTAAGATTTGTGAAAGAAATACAAGCTCAAGGACTATATGCTTGCCTTAGGATTGGACCCTTCATTGAGGCTGAATGGAGTTATGG AGGTCTACCATTTTGGTTACATGATGTTCTTGGAATTGTTTATCGATCTGACAACGAACCATTTAAG CTTCACATGCAAAACTTCACAACGAAGATCGTGAACATGATGAAGTCGGAAGGCTTATATGCTTCACAAGGAGGACCAATTATACTTTCACAG ATTGAGAATGAATACACATTGGTGGAGGCAGCCTTTGGTGAGAAGGGACCGCCTTATGTTCAATGGGCAGCAAAAATGGCTGTTAGCCTTCAGACTGGTGTGCCATGGAGCATGTGCAAGCAAAACGATGCACCTGACCCTGTG ATTAATACGTGTAATGGGATGAGATGCGGAGAAACATTCACAGGACCAAATTCACCCAATAAGCCATCTATTTGGACTGAGAATTGGACTAGTTT TTATCAAACATATGGTGAAGAACCGTACATAAGATCAGCAGAGGAGATCGCATTTCATGTTGCTCTTTTCATTGCTGCAAAGAATGGGACTTATGTCAATTATTATATG TATCATGGAGGAACAAACTTTGGAAGATCAGCCTCTGCATTTATGATCACAGGTTATTATGACCAAAGCCCCCTGGACGAATATG GTTTAACTAGGGAACCAAAATGGGGTCATCTTAAAGAGTTACATGCTGCAGTTAAGCTATGCTCCACCCCTTTGCTCACTGGAACAAAATCTAATTTCTCATTGGGACAATCAGTAGAA GCCATTGTCTTCAAAACGGAGTCCAATGAATGTGCTGCCTTTTTGGTGAATAGGGGAGCCATAGACTCGAATGTcctctttcaaaatgttacttATGAGCTACCTCTCGGATCTATCAGCATCTTACCAGATTGTAAAAATGTGGCCTTCAATACTAGAAGG GTAAGTGTACAACATAATACAAGATCAATGATGGCAGTACAAAAGTTCGATTTGTTAGAATGGGAAGAATTCAAGGAACCGATACCTAACATTGATGATACTGAATTAAGAGCAAACGAATTATTAGAGCATATGGGTACTACAAAAGACAGATCAGATTATCTTTGGTACACTTTTAG GGTTCAACAAGATTCACCTGACTCTCAACAAACACTTGAAGTGGATTCTCGAGCTCATGCCTTACATGCATTTGTCAATGGAGATTATGCAG GCTCCGCCCATGgaatttacaaagaaaaaggtttCTCTTTGGCGAAAAATATTACATTGAGAAATGGCATCAACAATATCTCATTGCTCAGTGTAATGGTTGGGTTACCG GATTCTGGAGCATTTCTTGAGACCAGAGTTGCTGGACTGCGAAGAGTGGGAATTCAAGGCGAGGATTTCTCAGAACAACATTGGGGATACAAG GTTGGCCTATCAGGAGAGCAATCCCAAATATTTTTAGACACTGGGTCAAGCAATGTTCAGTGGAGCAGGTTAGGAAACTCTTCTCAGCCGCTCACATGGTACAAG ACTCAGTTTGATGCACCTCCTGGTGATGATCCAATTGCACTGAACCTTGGTTCCATGGGGAAGGGTGCAGTTTGGGTTAATGGCCGGGGCATTGGTCGGTACTGGGTCTCGTTCCTCACCCCAAAAGGAGAGCCTTCACAGAAATG GTATAATGTACCACGTTCCTTCCTTAAGCCAACTGACAACCAGTTAGTTATtcttgaagaagaaacagGAAACCCAGTTGAGATATCTTTGGATTCCGTTTTGATTACCAAAACATGTGGGCAAGTGTCTGAATCACATTATCCTTTAGTAGCTTCGTGGATGGGtgcaaagaaacaaaaggtaAGAAGAGTGAAGAACAGAACCAGAAGGCCTAAGGTCCAATTAAGCTGCcctagtaaaaagaaaatctccAACATCTTATTTGCAAGCTTTGGTACCCCATCTGGTGATTGTCAAAGCTATGCTATTGGACTGTGTCACTCGCCAAACTCCAGAGCCATTGTAGAACAT GCATGTCTAGGGAGGGCCAAATGCTCGATTCCAATCTCAAATCTGAACTTTCGAGGCGATCCATGTCCACATGTCACGAAAACATTGTTGGTCGATGCACAATGCACATAA
- the LOC101218881 gene encoding beta-galactosidase 16 isoform X1, which produces MAKSESGIMIIICIYSAYLLLTAPLFHCVLGGNDGIGATYDGRSLIVNGEHKLLFSGSIHYPRSTPDMWPSLIAKAKEGGIDVIQTYVFWNLHEPQQGTYEFSGRRDIVRFVKEIQAQGLYACLRIGPFIEAEWSYGGLPFWLHDVLGIVYRSDNEPFKLHMQNFTTKIVNMMKSEGLYASQGGPIILSQIENEYTLVEAAFGEKGPPYVQWAAKMAVSLQTGVPWSMCKQNDAPDPVINTCNGMRCGETFTGPNSPNKPSIWTENWTSFYQTYGEEPYIRSAEEIAFHVALFIAAKNGTYVNYYMYHGGTNFGRSASAFMITGYYDQSPLDEYGLTREPKWGHLKELHAAVKLCSTPLLTGTKSNFSLGQSVEAIVFKTESNECAAFLVNRGAIDSNVLFQNVTYELPLGSISILPDCKNVAFNTRRVSVQHNTRSMMAVQKFDLLEWEEFKEPIPNIDDTELRANELLEHMGTTKDRSDYLWYTFRVQQDSPDSQQTLEVDSRAHALHAFVNGDYAGSAHGIYKEKGFSLAKNITLRNGINNISLLSVMVGLPDSGAFLETRVAGLRRVGIQGEDFSEQHWGYKVGLSGEQSQIFLDTGSSNVQWSRLGNSSQPLTWYKVLPIINSNYLEFKCSLTDLCHCHSLLIGQTQFDAPPGDDPIALNLGSMGKGAVWVNGRGIGRYWVSFLTPKGEPSQKWYNVPRSFLKPTDNQLVILEEETGNPVEISLDSVLITKTCGQVSESHYPLVASWMGAKKQKVRRVKNRTRRPKVQLSCPSKKKISNILFASFGTPSGDCQSYAIGLCHSPNSRAIVEHACLGRAKCSIPISNLNFRGDPCPHVTKTLLVDAQCT; this is translated from the exons ATGGCGAAATCAGAGTCTGGCATCATGATCATCATATGCATTTACTCTGCTTATTTGTTATTGACGGCACCGTTATTCCACTGCGTCCTCGGCGGCAACGACGGCATCGGCGCAACTTACGATGGAAGATCCTTGATCGTCAATGGCGAACACAAACTGCTCTTCTCTGGTTCCATTCACTATCCACGGAGCACTCCTGAT ATGTGGCCTTCTTTGATAGCCAAAGCAAAGGAAGGTGGAATAGACGTTATACAAACCTACGTGTTCTGGAACCTTCACGAACCCCAACAAGGAACG TATGAATTTAGTGGAAGACGTGATATAGTAAGATTTGTGAAAGAAATACAAGCTCAAGGACTATATGCTTGCCTTAGGATTGGACCCTTCATTGAGGCTGAATGGAGTTATGG AGGTCTACCATTTTGGTTACATGATGTTCTTGGAATTGTTTATCGATCTGACAACGAACCATTTAAG CTTCACATGCAAAACTTCACAACGAAGATCGTGAACATGATGAAGTCGGAAGGCTTATATGCTTCACAAGGAGGACCAATTATACTTTCACAG ATTGAGAATGAATACACATTGGTGGAGGCAGCCTTTGGTGAGAAGGGACCGCCTTATGTTCAATGGGCAGCAAAAATGGCTGTTAGCCTTCAGACTGGTGTGCCATGGAGCATGTGCAAGCAAAACGATGCACCTGACCCTGTG ATTAATACGTGTAATGGGATGAGATGCGGAGAAACATTCACAGGACCAAATTCACCCAATAAGCCATCTATTTGGACTGAGAATTGGACTAGTTT TTATCAAACATATGGTGAAGAACCGTACATAAGATCAGCAGAGGAGATCGCATTTCATGTTGCTCTTTTCATTGCTGCAAAGAATGGGACTTATGTCAATTATTATATG TATCATGGAGGAACAAACTTTGGAAGATCAGCCTCTGCATTTATGATCACAGGTTATTATGACCAAAGCCCCCTGGACGAATATG GTTTAACTAGGGAACCAAAATGGGGTCATCTTAAAGAGTTACATGCTGCAGTTAAGCTATGCTCCACCCCTTTGCTCACTGGAACAAAATCTAATTTCTCATTGGGACAATCAGTAGAA GCCATTGTCTTCAAAACGGAGTCCAATGAATGTGCTGCCTTTTTGGTGAATAGGGGAGCCATAGACTCGAATGTcctctttcaaaatgttacttATGAGCTACCTCTCGGATCTATCAGCATCTTACCAGATTGTAAAAATGTGGCCTTCAATACTAGAAGG GTAAGTGTACAACATAATACAAGATCAATGATGGCAGTACAAAAGTTCGATTTGTTAGAATGGGAAGAATTCAAGGAACCGATACCTAACATTGATGATACTGAATTAAGAGCAAACGAATTATTAGAGCATATGGGTACTACAAAAGACAGATCAGATTATCTTTGGTACACTTTTAG GGTTCAACAAGATTCACCTGACTCTCAACAAACACTTGAAGTGGATTCTCGAGCTCATGCCTTACATGCATTTGTCAATGGAGATTATGCAG GCTCCGCCCATGgaatttacaaagaaaaaggtttCTCTTTGGCGAAAAATATTACATTGAGAAATGGCATCAACAATATCTCATTGCTCAGTGTAATGGTTGGGTTACCG GATTCTGGAGCATTTCTTGAGACCAGAGTTGCTGGACTGCGAAGAGTGGGAATTCAAGGCGAGGATTTCTCAGAACAACATTGGGGATACAAG GTTGGCCTATCAGGAGAGCAATCCCAAATATTTTTAGACACTGGGTCAAGCAATGTTCAGTGGAGCAGGTTAGGAAACTCTTCTCAGCCGCTCACATGGTACAAGGTACTACCAATAATCAATAGCAACTATCTTGAATTCAAATGTTCATTAACTGACCTTTGTCATTGTCATTCATTGCTAATCGGGCAGACTCAGTTTGATGCACCTCCTGGTGATGATCCAATTGCACTGAACCTTGGTTCCATGGGGAAGGGTGCAGTTTGGGTTAATGGCCGGGGCATTGGTCGGTACTGGGTCTCGTTCCTCACCCCAAAAGGAGAGCCTTCACAGAAATG GTATAATGTACCACGTTCCTTCCTTAAGCCAACTGACAACCAGTTAGTTATtcttgaagaagaaacagGAAACCCAGTTGAGATATCTTTGGATTCCGTTTTGATTACCAAAACATGTGGGCAAGTGTCTGAATCACATTATCCTTTAGTAGCTTCGTGGATGGGtgcaaagaaacaaaaggtaAGAAGAGTGAAGAACAGAACCAGAAGGCCTAAGGTCCAATTAAGCTGCcctagtaaaaagaaaatctccAACATCTTATTTGCAAGCTTTGGTACCCCATCTGGTGATTGTCAAAGCTATGCTATTGGACTGTGTCACTCGCCAAACTCCAGAGCCATTGTAGAACAT GCATGTCTAGGGAGGGCCAAATGCTCGATTCCAATCTCAAATCTGAACTTTCGAGGCGATCCATGTCCACATGTCACGAAAACATTGTTGGTCGATGCACAATGCACATAA